In Rahnella sikkimica, the following are encoded in one genomic region:
- the carB gene encoding carbamoyl-phosphate synthase large subunit has protein sequence MPKRTDIKSILILGAGPIVIGQACEFDYSGAQACKALREEGYRVILVNSNPATIMTDPDMADATYIEPITWEVVRKIIEKERPDAVLPTMGGQTALNCALELERQGVLEEFGVTMIGATADAIDKAEDRRRFDIAMKKIGLDTARSGIAHTMEEALVIAADVGFPCIIRPSFTMGGTGGGIAYNREEFEEICERGLDLSPTKELLIDESLIGWKEYEMEVVRDKNDNCIIVCSIENFDAMGIHTGDSITVAPAQTLTDKEYQIMRNASMAVLREIGVETGGSNVQFSVNPKNGRLIVIEMNPRVSRSSALASKATGFPIAKVAAKLAVGYTLDELMNDITGGKTPASFEPSIDYVVTKIPRFNFEKFAGANDRLTTQMKSVGEVMAIGRTQQESLQKALRGLEVGASGFDPKVNLDDPEALTKIRRELKEAGAERIWYIADAFRAGMSVDGIFNLTNVDRWFLVQIEELVKLENEVAEGGFNILTHDYLRMLKRKGFADLRLATLVGVSESEVRKLRHKYNLHPVYKRVDTCAAEFSTDTAYMYSTYEEECESNPTNDKPKIMVLGGGPNRIGQGIEFDYCCVHASLALREDGYETIMVNCNPETVSTDYDTSDRLYFESVTLEDVLEIVRIEQPKGVIVQYGGQTPLKLARELEAAGVPIIGTSPDAIDRAEDRERFQQAVHRLGLKQPANATVATIEQAVEKAAGIGYPLVVRPSYVLGGRAMEIVYDEIDLRRYFQNAVSVSNDAPVLLDRFLDDAIEVDVDAICDGERVLIGGIMEHIEQAGVHSGDSACSLPCYTLSQEIQDVMRQQVEKLAFELSVRGLMNVQFAVKNNEVYLIEVNPRAARTVPFVSKATGVPLAKVAARVMAGQTLAQQGITKEVIPPYYSVKEVVLPFNKFPGVDPILGPEMRSTGEVMGVGRTFAEAFAKAQLGSNSGMKKAGRALLSVREGDKGRVVDLAAKLLKRGFELDATHGTAVVLGEAGINPRLVNKVHEGRPHIQDRIKNGEYVYIVNTTAGRQAIEDSKLIRRSALQYKVHYDTTLNGGFATAMALSSDPTEQVTSVQEMHAKIKR, from the coding sequence ATGCCAAAACGTACAGACATAAAAAGCATCCTGATTCTGGGCGCAGGTCCGATTGTTATCGGCCAGGCTTGTGAGTTCGACTACTCCGGCGCACAGGCGTGTAAAGCGCTGCGCGAAGAGGGTTACCGCGTCATTCTGGTGAACTCCAACCCGGCAACCATCATGACTGACCCGGACATGGCCGATGCGACGTATATCGAGCCGATCACCTGGGAAGTGGTGCGCAAGATTATTGAGAAAGAACGTCCGGACGCCGTTCTGCCGACCATGGGCGGCCAGACTGCACTGAACTGTGCGCTGGAACTGGAACGTCAGGGCGTGCTGGAAGAATTCGGCGTGACTATGATTGGCGCGACCGCTGACGCCATCGATAAAGCCGAAGACCGTCGCCGCTTTGACATTGCGATGAAGAAAATCGGCCTTGATACCGCACGTTCAGGCATCGCGCATACCATGGAAGAAGCGCTGGTTATCGCCGCTGACGTCGGTTTCCCGTGCATCATTCGTCCTTCATTCACGATGGGCGGCACCGGTGGCGGCATCGCTTATAACCGTGAAGAGTTTGAAGAGATTTGCGAACGCGGTCTGGATCTTTCCCCCACCAAAGAGCTGCTGATTGATGAGTCGCTGATTGGCTGGAAAGAGTACGAGATGGAAGTGGTGCGTGATAAAAACGACAACTGCATCATCGTCTGCTCAATCGAAAACTTCGATGCGATGGGTATCCACACCGGTGACTCCATCACCGTTGCGCCTGCGCAGACCCTGACCGACAAAGAATACCAAATCATGCGTAACGCCTCGATGGCGGTACTGCGTGAAATCGGCGTTGAAACCGGGGGTTCAAACGTCCAGTTCTCGGTGAACCCGAAAAACGGTCGTCTGATTGTTATCGAAATGAACCCGCGCGTTTCCCGTTCATCGGCACTGGCATCTAAAGCGACCGGTTTCCCGATTGCAAAAGTGGCCGCGAAACTGGCGGTCGGTTACACCCTCGATGAACTGATGAACGACATCACCGGCGGCAAAACGCCAGCGTCTTTCGAACCGTCTATCGACTACGTTGTGACAAAAATCCCCCGCTTCAACTTCGAGAAATTTGCCGGTGCAAACGACCGTCTGACCACGCAGATGAAATCTGTCGGCGAAGTGATGGCGATTGGCCGCACCCAGCAGGAATCTCTGCAAAAAGCGTTACGCGGTCTGGAAGTGGGCGCAAGCGGCTTCGACCCGAAAGTCAATCTGGACGACCCGGAAGCGCTGACCAAAATCCGCCGCGAGCTGAAAGAAGCGGGCGCGGAACGTATCTGGTACATCGCTGACGCCTTCCGCGCCGGGATGTCCGTTGACGGTATCTTCAACCTGACCAACGTTGACCGCTGGTTCCTGGTGCAGATTGAAGAACTGGTGAAACTGGAGAACGAAGTCGCCGAAGGCGGTTTCAACATCCTGACGCACGACTACCTGCGTATGCTGAAACGCAAAGGCTTTGCGGATCTGCGACTTGCGACGCTGGTCGGCGTATCCGAAAGCGAAGTACGCAAGCTGCGTCACAAATACAATCTGCACCCGGTTTACAAACGTGTGGATACCTGTGCGGCGGAATTCTCGACTGACACCGCGTACATGTACTCCACGTACGAAGAAGAGTGCGAATCCAATCCGACCAATGACAAGCCAAAAATCATGGTACTGGGCGGTGGTCCAAACCGCATCGGTCAGGGCATTGAGTTCGACTACTGCTGCGTACACGCCTCGCTGGCGCTGCGTGAAGACGGTTATGAAACCATCATGGTCAACTGTAACCCGGAAACGGTTTCGACCGACTACGACACTTCCGACCGTCTGTACTTCGAATCCGTGACGCTGGAAGACGTGCTGGAAATTGTGCGCATCGAGCAGCCGAAAGGCGTCATCGTGCAGTACGGTGGTCAGACTCCGCTGAAACTGGCGCGTGAACTCGAAGCTGCTGGCGTGCCGATTATCGGCACCAGCCCGGACGCCATTGACCGCGCTGAAGACCGTGAGCGTTTCCAGCAGGCAGTTCATCGTCTGGGCCTGAAACAACCGGCTAACGCCACGGTAGCGACCATTGAACAGGCGGTCGAAAAAGCCGCAGGTATCGGTTATCCGCTGGTGGTTCGTCCGTCGTATGTTCTGGGCGGCCGCGCGATGGAAATCGTTTATGACGAAATCGACCTGCGTCGTTACTTCCAGAATGCGGTCAGCGTGTCCAACGATGCGCCGGTATTACTCGACCGTTTCCTGGATGACGCTATCGAAGTGGACGTCGACGCCATCTGCGACGGCGAACGCGTGCTGATTGGCGGCATCATGGAACACATCGAACAGGCTGGCGTTCACTCCGGTGACTCCGCATGTTCACTGCCTTGCTACACGCTGAGCCAGGAAATTCAGGACGTGATGCGCCAGCAGGTCGAGAAACTCGCCTTCGAGCTGAGCGTTCGTGGTCTGATGAACGTCCAGTTCGCGGTGAAAAACAACGAAGTCTACCTGATTGAGGTCAACCCGCGCGCCGCACGTACCGTACCGTTCGTGTCCAAAGCGACCGGCGTACCGCTGGCGAAAGTGGCTGCCCGCGTCATGGCAGGCCAGACGCTGGCGCAGCAGGGCATCACAAAAGAAGTGATCCCGCCTTACTACTCCGTCAAAGAAGTGGTGCTGCCGTTCAACAAATTCCCAGGCGTTGACCCGATTCTCGGGCCGGAAATGCGTTCTACCGGTGAAGTCATGGGCGTCGGCCGCACTTTCGCAGAAGCGTTCGCGAAAGCGCAGCTGGGCAGCAACTCCGGCATGAAGAAAGCCGGTCGCGCGCTGTTGTCCGTGCGTGAAGGTGACAAAGGCCGCGTCGTGGATTTGGCCGCGAAACTGCTGAAACGCGGCTTCGAGCTGGATGCAACGCACGGCACCGCAGTGGTTCTGGGCGAAGCCGGGATTAACCCGCGTCTGGTGAACAAGGTGCATGAAGGCCGTCCGCACATTCAGGACCGTATTAAAAACGGTGAGTATGTGTATATCGTCAACACCACAGCGGGCCGTCAGGCGATTGAAGACTCTAAGCTGATCCGTCGCAGTGCGCTGCAATACAAAGTGCATTACGACACCACGCTGAACGGCGGTTTCGCCACGGCGATGGCGCTGTCTTCTGACCCGACAGAACAGGTAACGTCGGTTCAGGAAATGCACGCGAAAATCAAAAGATAA